One Bacillus sp. 1780r2a1 DNA segment encodes these proteins:
- the pnp gene encoding polyribonucleotide nucleotidyltransferase yields MEQEKRVFSMDLAGRRLEVEVGQLAKQANGAALIRYGDTVVLSTSTASKQAKDVDFFPLTVNYEERLYAVGKIPGGFIKREGRPSEKAILASRLIDRPIRPLFADGFRNEVQVVSVVMSVDQNYSSEVAAMFGSSLSLSISDIPFEGPIAGVIVGRVDGKFVVNPGVEDQEKSDIHLTVAGTKDAINMVEAGADEVPEEVMLEAIMFGHDQIKKLIEFQEEIVAAVGKEKMEVQLYTVDADLERQVREIAEADMNRAVQVQEKHAREEAISEVKAAVIAQFEEQQVEADVLGQVSEILSKLVKSEVRRLITEEKVRPDGRSIDEIRPLSSEVGLLPRTHGSGLFTRGQTQALSICTLGALGDVQILDGLSVEESKRFMHHYNFPSFSVGETRPMRGPGRREIGHGALGERALEPVIPTEKDFPYTIRLVSEVLESNGSTSQASICASTLAMMDAGVPIKAPVAGIAMGLIKSGEHYSILTDIQGMEDHLGDMDFKVAGTAKGVTALQMDIKIDGLSREILEEALQQAQKGRMQILDHMISTINTPREELSQYAPKILTMAINPDKIRDVIGPSGKQINKIIEETGVKIDIEQDGTIFISSIDQEMNLKAKKIIEDLVREVEAGQMYLGKVKRIEKFGAFVEIFSGKDGLVHISELAEERIGKVEDVVAIGDEILVKVMEIDKQGRVNLSRKAVLKEQKEKEEQAKAKETK; encoded by the coding sequence ATGGAACAAGAAAAACGAGTGTTCTCCATGGACCTAGCCGGTAGAAGGCTAGAGGTTGAAGTTGGTCAATTAGCTAAGCAAGCTAACGGAGCAGCACTAATTCGTTATGGAGACACAGTAGTATTAAGCACGTCAACAGCTTCAAAACAAGCGAAAGACGTAGATTTTTTTCCTTTAACAGTTAACTATGAAGAGCGCTTATACGCAGTTGGTAAAATTCCAGGTGGATTTATTAAGCGTGAGGGCCGTCCAAGCGAGAAAGCTATTTTAGCGAGCCGCTTAATTGACCGTCCAATTCGTCCGCTATTCGCAGATGGATTCCGTAACGAAGTACAGGTTGTAAGTGTTGTAATGAGTGTAGATCAAAACTACTCATCTGAAGTAGCCGCTATGTTTGGTTCTTCTTTATCACTTTCTATCTCTGATATTCCATTCGAAGGACCGATTGCTGGCGTTATCGTTGGACGTGTAGACGGTAAGTTTGTTGTGAATCCGGGTGTAGAAGACCAAGAGAAAAGCGACATTCATTTAACGGTTGCTGGAACAAAAGATGCTATTAACATGGTTGAAGCTGGTGCGGACGAAGTACCAGAAGAAGTGATGTTAGAAGCAATTATGTTTGGGCATGACCAAATTAAGAAGTTAATTGAATTTCAAGAAGAAATTGTTGCAGCTGTTGGTAAAGAGAAAATGGAAGTGCAGCTTTACACAGTAGACGCAGACTTAGAAAGACAAGTACGTGAAATTGCAGAAGCAGACATGAACCGAGCTGTTCAAGTCCAAGAAAAACATGCTCGTGAAGAAGCAATTAGTGAAGTAAAAGCAGCAGTTATTGCGCAATTTGAAGAGCAACAAGTTGAAGCTGATGTACTGGGGCAGGTAAGCGAAATCTTATCTAAGCTTGTTAAAAGTGAAGTGCGCCGCTTAATCACAGAAGAAAAAGTACGCCCAGATGGTCGAAGCATTGACGAAATCCGCCCATTATCATCTGAGGTTGGCTTATTGCCTCGTACACACGGTTCTGGATTATTCACACGTGGACAAACACAAGCCCTTAGCATTTGTACATTAGGAGCGCTTGGAGATGTGCAAATTCTAGATGGCTTAAGCGTAGAAGAATCAAAACGCTTTATGCACCACTATAATTTCCCTTCTTTCAGCGTAGGTGAAACAAGACCAATGCGTGGACCTGGTCGTCGTGAAATTGGTCACGGAGCACTTGGTGAACGCGCACTAGAGCCTGTCATTCCAACAGAAAAAGACTTCCCATATACAATTCGACTTGTATCAGAAGTATTAGAATCAAACGGTTCAACATCTCAAGCAAGTATTTGTGCAAGTACGCTTGCTATGATGGATGCTGGGGTTCCAATTAAGGCTCCTGTAGCCGGTATTGCGATGGGTCTGATTAAATCAGGTGAACATTATTCAATTTTAACAGATATCCAAGGAATGGAAGATCACTTAGGTGATATGGACTTTAAAGTAGCGGGAACAGCAAAAGGTGTTACTGCGTTACAAATGGATATAAAAATTGATGGCTTATCTCGCGAAATTTTGGAGGAAGCTCTTCAACAAGCACAAAAAGGACGCATGCAGATCTTAGATCACATGATTTCTACAATTAATACACCGCGTGAAGAGTTATCTCAGTACGCTCCGAAAATCTTAACAATGGCAATTAACCCAGATAAGATTCGTGATGTTATTGGACCAAGTGGTAAACAAATTAATAAGATCATTGAAGAGACTGGCGTTAAGATTGATATTGAACAAGATGGTACAATCTTTATCTCATCCATTGACCAAGAGATGAACTTGAAAGCGAAGAAAATCATTGAAGATCTTGTTCGTGAAGTTGAAGCAGGACAAATGTATCTAGGGAAAGTTAAACGTATCGAGAAGTTTGGCGCATTTGTCGAAATTTTCAGCGGTAAAGATGGCCTTGTTCATATTTCAGAGCTTGCTGAAGAACGCATTGGTAAAGTAGAAGACGTTGTTGCTATCGGCGATGAAATTCTTGTGAAAGTAATGGAAATCGATAAGCAAGGTCGCGTTAACTTATCAAGAAAAGCAGTTCTGAAAGAGCAAAAAGAAAAAGAAGAGCAGGCAAAAGCAAAAGAAACAAAATAA
- a CDS encoding YlmC/YmxH family sporulation protein has translation MRLSELSGKEIVDLKRAERLGILGQTDLEFNEQGQIKALLIPSMKWFGFRKQGNDVRVPWSHIEKIGTDMVIVNLEQYENTTIE, from the coding sequence ATGAGGCTAAGTGAACTAAGCGGCAAAGAAATTGTAGATTTAAAGCGGGCAGAACGTCTTGGGATCCTGGGACAAACGGACTTAGAGTTTAATGAGCAAGGCCAGATAAAAGCGCTATTAATTCCTTCTATGAAATGGTTTGGTTTCCGTAAGCAAGGCAACGATGTAAGAGTACCATGGTCTCATATTGAAAAGATAGGAACGGACATGGTTATCGTTAATTTAGAACAATACGAAAATACAACAATTGAATAG
- the rpsO gene encoding 30S ribosomal protein S15 yields the protein MAITQERKNEIINEYKTHANDTGSPEVQIAVLTEQINNLNDHLRTHKKDHHSRRGLLKMVGRRRNLLNYLRNKDVTRYRDLINKLGLRR from the coding sequence ATGGCTATCACACAAGAGCGTAAAAATGAAATTATTAATGAGTACAAAACTCATGCGAACGATACTGGATCTCCAGAGGTTCAAATCGCTGTCCTAACAGAGCAAATTAACAATCTAAACGACCATTTACGTACTCACAAGAAGGATCACCACTCTCGTCGTGGACTTCTAAAAATGGTAGGTAGACGTCGTAACTTACTTAACTATCTTCGTAACAAAGACGTTACTCGTTATCGTGATCTAATCAACAAGCTTGGTTTACGTCGATAA
- a CDS encoding dipicolinate synthase subunit B has protein sequence MSLKGKRIGFGLTGSHCTYDAVMPEIEKLVNLGAEVMPVVSYTVQSTNTRFGDGEDWIRKIEEVTGNSVINTIVKAEPLGPKIPLDCMVVAPITGNTMSKFANAMTESPVLMAAKATLRNNKPVVLGISTNDALGLNGVNLMRLMSTKNIYFIPFGQDDPVSKPNSMVARMPMLSDTVYAALEGKQIQPVIVERFRD, from the coding sequence ATGTCACTTAAAGGAAAAAGAATTGGTTTTGGATTAACGGGTTCCCACTGTACGTACGATGCAGTAATGCCAGAAATTGAAAAGCTTGTCAACCTAGGAGCGGAAGTAATGCCTGTTGTATCCTATACTGTTCAATCAACAAATACTCGCTTTGGAGATGGAGAAGATTGGATTCGAAAAATTGAAGAAGTTACCGGCAATTCTGTCATCAATACCATTGTAAAAGCGGAACCTTTAGGACCGAAAATCCCATTAGATTGTATGGTAGTTGCTCCTATTACAGGAAACACAATGAGTAAATTTGCGAATGCTATGACTGAATCTCCCGTTCTAATGGCTGCAAAAGCAACGTTACGTAATAATAAGCCTGTTGTATTAGGTATTTCAACCAATGACGCATTGGGTCTAAATGGTGTAAACTTAATGCGACTCATGTCAACTAAAAACATTTACTTTATTCCATTTGGTCAAGATGATCCCGTTTCAAAACCAAATTCAATGGTAGCTCGTATGCCGATGCTTTCTGATACAGTGTATGCGGCATTGGAAGGGAAACAAATTCAACCTGTTATCGTGGAGCGTTTTCGCGATTAA
- the ribF gene encoding bifunctional riboflavin kinase/FAD synthetase, translated as METIEIRHPHHLGREAVQRSVLALGFFDGVHLGHQQVIKTAKQIANEKNIASAVMTFTPHPSVILGKNVQHVDMITPLEEKKRLMKKLGIDFLYIVHFDRAFASLLPQEFVDQYIIGLNVEHVVAGFDYSYGKLGKGTMETLPFHSRSQFTQTVVDKLTTNEEKVSSTLIRQFLADGEMDKVKFLLGRNYEVEGTVVHGEKRGRQIGFPTANISLAADYLLPRTGVYAVELELNNQWYQGVCNVGYKPTFHEDLKKPTIEVHLLSFNEQIYGEQVRVRWHKLIRSERKFSGIEALIKQISLDKEEAHQYFLGISKNV; from the coding sequence TTGGAAACGATAGAGATTCGACATCCACATCATTTAGGACGAGAGGCTGTACAGCGCTCTGTTTTAGCTCTTGGATTTTTTGATGGTGTACATTTGGGGCACCAGCAAGTGATTAAAACGGCAAAACAAATCGCTAATGAAAAAAACATAGCGAGCGCAGTGATGACTTTTACACCTCATCCATCCGTCATTCTTGGGAAAAACGTTCAGCACGTTGATATGATTACACCTTTAGAAGAAAAAAAGCGACTCATGAAAAAGCTAGGAATTGACTTTTTATATATAGTACATTTTGATCGAGCATTTGCATCTTTACTACCACAAGAGTTTGTGGATCAGTATATTATCGGTTTAAACGTAGAGCATGTTGTAGCAGGATTTGATTATTCATACGGTAAGCTAGGTAAAGGAACCATGGAAACGTTACCTTTTCATTCTCGCTCACAGTTTACGCAGACGGTCGTAGATAAGCTAACAACAAACGAAGAGAAAGTAAGTTCAACGTTAATTAGACAATTCTTAGCTGATGGGGAAATGGACAAAGTGAAATTTTTGCTTGGACGTAATTACGAAGTAGAAGGTACGGTCGTTCACGGTGAAAAAAGAGGCAGACAAATTGGGTTTCCAACGGCAAATATCTCTTTGGCTGCTGATTATCTATTGCCAAGAACAGGCGTATATGCAGTGGAGTTAGAACTCAATAATCAATGGTATCAAGGTGTATGTAATGTAGGGTATAAGCCTACATTTCATGAAGACTTGAAAAAGCCCACAATTGAAGTGCATCTTCTATCATTTAATGAGCAAATTTACGGTGAGCAAGTGAGAGTTCGTTGGCATAAGCTTATTCGTAGTGAACGCAAGTTTTCTGGAATTGAAGCGTTAATTAAACAAATTTCATTAGATAAAGAAGAAGCGCATCAATACTTTTTAGGTATTTCAAAGAACGTATAA
- the truB gene encoding tRNA pseudouridine(55) synthase TruB — protein sequence MDGVLVLNKPAGMTSHDCVFKVRKLLRTKKVGHTGTLDPDVTGVLPICIGRATKIVEYLTGATKTYEGEVTIGFSTTTEDSSGDVVERREINETFTRAQIETVLKSLTGTIEQVPPMYSAVKINGKKLYEYARQGIEIERPARTIQIYQFELLDERDIFTGENISFRFRVTCSKGTYVRTLAVMIGEKLGYPSHMSYLKRTGSGQFSLTDCLTFEQIEQAVEEGTIQSLLHPIERALFHLPKFKINDTLAEKVRNGAVLPCPEDESLLEGQFLMVDSTGKCMAIYAQHPTKKHLIKPVKVLAID from the coding sequence TTGGATGGTGTTTTAGTTTTAAATAAGCCAGCGGGGATGACGTCTCATGATTGTGTTTTTAAAGTTAGAAAGCTATTAAGAACAAAAAAAGTAGGTCATACGGGTACGCTTGATCCGGATGTAACAGGTGTACTGCCCATCTGTATCGGTCGTGCAACCAAAATTGTAGAATATTTAACAGGTGCAACAAAAACGTATGAAGGGGAAGTAACAATCGGTTTTTCTACCACAACGGAGGACTCATCTGGTGATGTTGTAGAAAGAAGAGAAATAAATGAAACGTTTACGCGTGCTCAAATTGAAACAGTTCTTAAGTCTCTAACGGGGACAATTGAACAAGTTCCCCCTATGTATTCAGCTGTGAAAATTAACGGTAAAAAGCTATACGAATACGCAAGACAAGGAATTGAAATTGAAAGGCCTGCGCGTACTATTCAAATTTATCAGTTTGAACTTCTTGATGAGCGAGATATATTTACGGGTGAAAACATTTCATTTCGATTTCGAGTCACGTGTAGTAAAGGAACGTATGTTAGAACTCTTGCTGTTATGATTGGTGAGAAACTTGGTTATCCGTCTCATATGTCTTATTTAAAAAGAACAGGGTCAGGTCAGTTTTCATTAACAGATTGCTTAACATTTGAACAGATTGAACAAGCAGTAGAAGAAGGAACAATTCAGTCGCTTTTACATCCTATTGAGCGTGCGCTCTTTCATTTGCCGAAATTCAAAATAAATGATACATTAGCAGAGAAAGTGAGAAATGGTGCGGTATTACCATGTCCAGAAGACGAATCTTTACTCGAAGGACAATTTCTAATGGTGGATTCAACTGGAAAATGCATGGCAATTTATGCGCAGCATCCCACAAAAAAACATTTAATTAAACCGGTAAAAGTCTTAGCAATCGACTGA
- the rbfA gene encoding 30S ribosome-binding factor RbfA: protein MKIRATRVGEQMKKELGEILNRKIKDPRIGFVTVTDVQVSGDLQQAKVYISVLGDAEQRENTLKGLAKAKGFIRSEIGQRIRLRKTPEITFEFDESIDYGNRIESLLHEIKKESNDEQDHS from the coding sequence ATGAAAATTAGAGCAACTAGAGTCGGTGAACAAATGAAAAAAGAGCTAGGCGAGATTTTAAATCGAAAAATTAAAGATCCTCGCATCGGCTTTGTAACGGTTACGGACGTTCAAGTTTCAGGCGATTTGCAGCAAGCAAAAGTATATATCTCTGTACTAGGAGATGCTGAGCAGCGTGAGAATACGTTAAAAGGTCTTGCGAAAGCAAAAGGCTTTATTCGTTCAGAAATTGGTCAGCGCATTCGCTTACGTAAAACACCTGAAATTACATTTGAATTTGATGAGTCGATTGATTATGGTAATCGCATTGAGTCATTGCTTCATGAAATTAAAAAAGAAAGCAACGATGAGCAAGACCATAGTTAA
- a CDS encoding insulinase family protein: MITRHTCKNGVRIVLENIPTVRSVAIGVWIGTGSRSEHPEINGVSHFLEHMFFKGTKTRSARDIAESFDQIGGQVNAFTSKEYTCYYAKVLDEHSNQALDVLADMFFNSSFDEEELAREKNVVYEEIKMYEDTPDDIVHDLLGKAVYGDHPLGYPILGTEETLKTFNGDSLRSYMEKMYIPENVVISVAGNVDDSFIKEVEKYFGTYTSSYDAHQYVQPAFHTNHIARKKDTEQAHLCLGFEGLPIGGKDVYSLIVLNNVLGGSMSSRLFQEVREQRGLAYSVFSYHSSYRDSGLVTIYGGTGSNQLDVLYDTIQDTLTELTDTGITAKELANSKEQLKGNLMLSLESTNSRMSRNGKNELMLGHHRSLDEILELVNTVTIDSVNSLARSIFKDDFALSLISPSGEMPKGLSKK, from the coding sequence TTGATTACTCGACATACATGCAAAAATGGTGTGCGAATTGTTTTGGAAAACATTCCAACGGTTCGTTCGGTAGCAATTGGTGTTTGGATTGGTACAGGTTCTCGAAGTGAACACCCAGAAATTAATGGTGTCTCCCATTTTCTAGAGCACATGTTTTTTAAAGGTACCAAGACGCGCTCTGCTCGTGACATCGCAGAGAGCTTTGATCAAATTGGAGGACAAGTTAATGCCTTTACATCAAAGGAATATACTTGTTACTATGCAAAAGTATTAGACGAACATTCCAATCAAGCACTTGATGTGCTGGCAGACATGTTCTTTAACTCTTCATTTGATGAAGAAGAGTTAGCTCGAGAAAAAAATGTAGTATACGAAGAGATTAAGATGTATGAAGATACGCCAGATGATATTGTACATGACTTATTAGGTAAAGCTGTGTATGGGGATCATCCATTAGGTTATCCAATCTTAGGAACAGAAGAAACGTTAAAAACGTTTAACGGTGATTCGCTTCGTAGTTATATGGAAAAGATGTATATTCCTGAAAATGTTGTGATTTCAGTAGCGGGTAACGTAGATGATTCGTTTATAAAAGAAGTTGAAAAGTATTTTGGTACATACACTTCATCATATGATGCCCATCAGTATGTACAGCCAGCTTTTCATACAAATCATATTGCCCGCAAAAAAGATACAGAGCAGGCACATTTATGCTTAGGATTCGAAGGTCTTCCAATTGGTGGAAAAGATGTGTATAGCCTAATTGTTTTAAATAATGTATTGGGAGGAAGCATGAGCAGTCGTTTGTTTCAAGAGGTACGAGAGCAGCGTGGTTTAGCTTATTCGGTCTTCTCTTATCATTCTTCCTATCGTGATAGTGGGCTTGTGACGATTTACGGTGGAACAGGTAGCAATCAGCTTGATGTGCTTTATGATACGATTCAAGATACGCTTACAGAGCTTACGGACACGGGAATTACGGCGAAAGAGCTTGCTAACAGTAAAGAACAGCTAAAAGGAAACTTAATGCTGAGTCTAGAAAGTACAAATAGTCGTATGAGTCGTAACGGAAAGAATGAACTGATGTTAGGTCATCATCGCTCATTAGATGAAATTCTAGAGTTAGTTAACACGGTGACAATCGACAGTGTCAACTCATTGGCGCGTTCTATTTTCAAAGATGACTTTGCGCTATCTTTAATTAGCCCTAGCGGTGAAATGCCAAAAGGGTTGAGTAAAAAATAA
- a CDS encoding DUF503 family protein gives MIGLVECECLIYNAASLKDKRAVLQRIIMRLKQKYNVSVSETDFQDVWQRTKISIVAVSSSRVATEQELQKAIALIDSFPEIERTITTFDWL, from the coding sequence GTGATTGGATTAGTGGAATGTGAATGTCTAATTTATAACGCAGCCTCACTCAAGGATAAGCGAGCTGTTTTACAGCGGATTATAATGCGCTTAAAACAAAAGTACAATGTATCGGTATCCGAAACGGATTTTCAAGATGTGTGGCAGCGCACAAAAATTAGCATAGTTGCAGTTTCGTCTAGTCGCGTCGCAACGGAACAAGAATTACAAAAAGCAATTGCTCTAATTGATTCTTTTCCAGAAATCGAGCGCACTATTACAACCTTTGATTGGTTATAA
- the dpaA gene encoding dipicolinic acid synthetase subunit A — protein sequence MLTDLHIAVIGGDARQLEVIRKLIQLDAKTSLIGFDQLDHGFTGATKYQIDELNFFDVDAIILPVPGTNHEGQVDTIFSNEKVILTEEILASTPAHCTIYSGISNDYLNNLVQKTNRTLVQLFERDDVAIYNSIPTVEGTIMLVIQHTDFTIHGANISVLGLGRVGMSVARSFAALGANVKVGARKSEHLARISEMGLKSFHLNDLAQEIMDSDICINTIPYPVLTSSVLANVPTHALVVDLASKPGGTDFRYAEKRGIKAILAPGLPGIVAPKTAGQIVANVIVTLLKEAADQREEKQ from the coding sequence ATGTTAACGGATTTGCACATAGCTGTCATTGGTGGTGATGCAAGACAGCTTGAGGTCATACGAAAGCTCATCCAATTAGATGCAAAAACATCGCTTATAGGGTTTGATCAGCTTGATCACGGCTTTACTGGTGCGACAAAATATCAAATTGATGAACTGAATTTTTTCGATGTCGATGCCATTATTTTGCCTGTACCAGGTACAAATCATGAAGGGCAAGTCGATACCATCTTTTCAAATGAGAAAGTAATTTTAACAGAAGAGATCTTAGCTAGTACTCCTGCACATTGTACAATTTATTCAGGAATCAGTAATGATTATTTAAATAACCTTGTTCAAAAGACAAATCGAACTCTCGTCCAGCTATTTGAGCGGGATGATGTTGCTATCTACAACTCAATTCCAACAGTTGAAGGAACAATTATGCTGGTTATTCAACATACAGACTTTACAATACATGGAGCAAATATATCCGTTCTTGGATTAGGAAGAGTGGGAATGAGTGTGGCGCGCTCGTTTGCTGCTTTAGGAGCAAATGTAAAGGTTGGTGCGCGTAAATCAGAGCATTTAGCACGCATTAGTGAAATGGGCTTAAAATCATTTCATTTAAACGATTTAGCTCAAGAAATAATGGATAGTGATATTTGTATTAATACAATTCCATATCCAGTTTTGACATCCAGTGTCTTAGCAAATGTTCCAACTCATGCTCTTGTGGTGGATCTTGCATCAAAGCCTGGAGGTACAGATTTTCGCTACGCTGAAAAAAGAGGAATTAAAGCGATTCTAGCACCAGGACTTCCTGGAATCGTAGCACCAAAAACAGCAGGACAAATCGTTGCCAATGTCATTGTGACGTTACTGAAAGAAGCTGCTGATCAAAGGGAGGAAAAACAATAA
- the asd gene encoding aspartate-semialdehyde dehydrogenase, translating to MTRELHVAVVGATGAVGQQMIKTLQERNFPIGKLTLLSSARSAGKKVTYNGEEVIIQEAKPESFEGVDIALFSAGGSISKALAPEAVKRGAIVVDNTSAFRMDENVPLVVPEVNEEALKAHNGIIANPNCSTIQMVAALQPLREKYGLSKVIVSTYQAVSGAGAAAINELKEQAQAILDEKEFTPEILPVGGDKKHYQIAFNAIPQIDKFQDNGFTFEEMKMINETKKIMSMPELPVAATCVRLPVVTGHSESVYIEIENNDATVADVKKLLADAPGIVLQDDPENQVYPMPADCVGKREVFVGRIRKDLDHANGFHMWIVSDNLLKGAAWNSVQIAESLIKLGLVK from the coding sequence ATGACAAGAGAATTACATGTAGCAGTAGTAGGAGCAACAGGTGCAGTAGGGCAACAAATGATAAAAACTCTACAAGAGCGTAATTTTCCAATTGGTAAATTAACATTACTATCTTCAGCTCGTTCAGCGGGTAAGAAAGTAACTTATAATGGAGAAGAGGTAATCATTCAGGAAGCAAAGCCAGAAAGCTTTGAAGGAGTAGATATTGCTTTATTTAGCGCAGGAGGTAGCATTTCAAAGGCATTAGCGCCAGAAGCAGTGAAGCGTGGAGCAATCGTAGTTGATAATACGAGCGCATTTCGTATGGATGAAAATGTACCTTTAGTTGTGCCAGAAGTAAACGAAGAAGCACTAAAAGCACATAATGGAATCATTGCAAATCCAAACTGTTCAACAATCCAAATGGTAGCAGCACTGCAACCACTGCGCGAAAAATATGGTTTATCTAAAGTAATTGTATCGACATATCAAGCTGTTTCAGGTGCGGGTGCGGCAGCAATTAATGAATTAAAAGAACAAGCACAAGCAATCCTGGACGAAAAAGAATTTACACCGGAAATCTTACCAGTTGGTGGAGACAAAAAGCATTATCAAATCGCTTTTAATGCTATCCCTCAAATTGATAAGTTTCAAGATAATGGCTTTACATTTGAAGAAATGAAAATGATTAACGAAACGAAAAAAATTATGAGCATGCCTGAACTACCAGTAGCTGCTACTTGTGTTCGCTTACCGGTTGTTACAGGACATTCAGAGTCAGTTTATATTGAAATTGAAAACAATGATGCAACGGTAGCTGATGTGAAAAAATTACTAGCTGATGCACCTGGTATCGTTTTACAAGATGACCCAGAGAATCAAGTATATCCAATGCCTGCAGACTGCGTAGGCAAGCGCGAAGTATTCGTTGGTCGTATCCGTAAAGATTTAGATCATGCAAATGGCTTCCATATGTGGATTGTATCTGATAACTTATTAAAAGGTGCAGCTTGGAATTCTGTACAAATTGCAGAGTCACTTATTAAGCTTGGCTTAGTAAAATAA
- a CDS encoding polysaccharide deacetylase family protein — MKRSIIQFTAFLFLLAITYKSIYNPFATDYVEAFQTTVEQAGVERNDLYQEIAEKAKEYNVKPSNAVIDPVWKKTPGYNGIAIDVKASYENMKKSGKFNEGKLVYKQVKPKVHLDDLPPEAIYRGHPEKPMVSFTINVAWGNEYLPDMLQTLKKHDAKATFFLEGRWVKNNPELAKMIVDEGHEVGNHSYSHPNMATLSSGQIIDQLKKTNEVITATTGKKIKWFAPPSGSFRKEVVTLASEQKMSTIMWTVDTIDWQKPTTDVLINRVMKKIHPGAIVLMHPTEATANSLDKLLTDIEKKGLDVTTVTTLLDEERVVTHLKD; from the coding sequence GTGAAACGTTCAATCATTCAATTCACTGCATTTTTATTTTTACTTGCAATTACATATAAATCAATTTATAACCCGTTTGCTACCGATTATGTAGAAGCATTTCAGACAACGGTAGAGCAAGCTGGTGTAGAAAGAAACGATCTGTATCAAGAGATTGCCGAGAAAGCGAAGGAATATAATGTCAAGCCTTCTAACGCAGTCATCGATCCTGTTTGGAAGAAAACACCAGGTTACAATGGGATCGCTATAGATGTAAAGGCTTCCTATGAGAATATGAAAAAAAGCGGTAAATTTAATGAAGGCAAGCTTGTTTATAAACAAGTAAAGCCGAAAGTGCATTTGGATGATCTTCCACCTGAAGCTATTTATCGTGGACACCCTGAAAAGCCTATGGTATCGTTTACGATAAATGTGGCCTGGGGAAATGAATATTTGCCAGATATGCTTCAAACCTTGAAGAAACACGATGCAAAAGCAACGTTTTTTTTAGAAGGAAGATGGGTTAAAAATAACCCTGAGTTGGCAAAGATGATTGTAGATGAGGGGCATGAAGTTGGAAATCATTCCTACTCTCATCCAAATATGGCTACATTATCATCAGGGCAAATTATTGATCAATTAAAGAAAACGAATGAAGTAATTACGGCTACTACTGGTAAGAAAATAAAATGGTTTGCGCCCCCAAGCGGTAGTTTTCGAAAAGAAGTAGTAACGTTAGCTTCAGAGCAAAAAATGAGTACAATTATGTGGACTGTAGATACGATTGATTGGCAAAAGCCGACAACAGACGTGTTAATTAATCGCGTAATGAAAAAAATTCATCCAGGTGCCATCGTGCTGATGCATCCTACTGAGGCTACGGCTAATTCGTTGGATAAGTTATTAACTGATATTGAAAAAAAAGGGTTAGATGTTACAACGGTAACGACGCTGCTTGATGAGGAAAGAGTGGTCACTCATCTTAAAGATTAA